In Streptomyces sp. NBC_00433, a single genomic region encodes these proteins:
- the purN gene encoding phosphoribosylglycinamide formyltransferase gives MASHTPARSTPTRLVVLVSGSGTNLQALLDAIEADPGYGAGIVAVGADRDGIAGLERAARAGLPTFVVKVGDHADRAAWDAALTEATAAYAPDLVVSAGFMKIVGKHFLAAFGGRFINTHPALLPSFPGAHGVRDALAYGAKVTGCTVHFVDDGVDTGPVIAQGVVEVRADDTEDALHERIKDVERRLLVDVVGRLSRDGYRIEGRKVRIPA, from the coding sequence GTGGCCTCCCACACTCCCGCCCGCAGCACCCCGACCCGCCTCGTCGTCCTGGTCTCCGGCTCCGGCACGAACCTCCAGGCGCTGCTCGACGCCATCGAGGCCGACCCCGGCTACGGCGCCGGGATCGTCGCGGTCGGCGCCGACCGCGACGGCATCGCGGGTCTGGAGCGGGCCGCGCGCGCCGGACTGCCGACCTTCGTGGTGAAGGTCGGCGACCACGCCGACCGCGCCGCCTGGGACGCGGCGCTGACCGAGGCGACAGCCGCGTACGCGCCCGACCTCGTCGTGTCCGCGGGATTCATGAAGATCGTCGGCAAGCACTTCCTGGCGGCGTTCGGCGGCCGGTTCATCAACACGCACCCCGCGCTGCTGCCGAGTTTCCCCGGGGCGCACGGCGTACGCGACGCGCTCGCGTACGGCGCCAAGGTCACCGGGTGCACCGTCCACTTCGTCGACGACGGCGTCGACACCGGCCCGGTCATCGCCCAGGGCGTGGTCGAGGTCAGGGCGGACGACACGGAGGACGCGCTCCACGAGCGCATCAAGGACGTCGAGCGGCGGCTGCTGGTCGACGTCGTAGGGCGGCTGTCGCGCGACGGCTACCGCATCGAAGGACGAAAGGTACGGATTCCGGCATGA
- a CDS encoding DUF6350 family protein: protein MTEHAPAYPPSTTGRALAAARASAVAAGVAAAGLALAVLTAVVLLLWVASPYPDNGLGGALHIATGLWLLAQGADLVRDGTLSGMPAPIGVTPLLLTVLPAWLLHRGVASAVASSTHRSAGWAVGGYLGVAAPVTVYAASGPLRVDVLSAAVYVPLFAAAVTALGAWTGSGRPPLERHLPWGADAALALRAGGIATGILVGGGALIGAAALAWHAGAAGHALGRLSAPLAGQAALALLCVLLVPNLAVWCAAYALGPGFLVGAGHTVAPGGVSPHPLLPRFPLLAVVPSPGAHAVGWAALAVPALAGAAVAYCCVRARLTVRRTALVTSVASAVCGVASAVLAAFAGGPLGVAAFTSFGPTWWLTAAAATTWPLALSLPTSTLLAWTRTRRSAYPPMPTYPPTTPE, encoded by the coding sequence ATGACGGAACACGCACCGGCGTACCCGCCCTCCACGACAGGCCGCGCGCTCGCCGCGGCACGCGCGTCGGCCGTCGCGGCCGGGGTGGCCGCCGCAGGCCTCGCGCTCGCCGTACTCACCGCGGTCGTCCTCCTGCTCTGGGTCGCCTCGCCCTACCCCGACAACGGGCTCGGCGGGGCGCTGCACATCGCCACCGGCCTGTGGCTGCTCGCGCAGGGCGCCGACCTGGTGCGCGACGGCACGCTCTCCGGAATGCCGGCCCCCATCGGCGTCACCCCGCTGCTGCTCACCGTGCTGCCCGCGTGGCTGCTGCACCGCGGGGTCGCGTCCGCGGTCGCGAGCAGCACGCACCGCTCCGCGGGGTGGGCGGTGGGCGGCTACCTCGGCGTGGCGGCGCCCGTCACCGTCTACGCCGCGAGCGGGCCGCTGCGGGTCGACGTCCTCTCAGCCGCGGTGTACGTCCCGCTCTTCGCCGCCGCGGTGACCGCCCTGGGCGCCTGGACCGGCAGCGGGCGCCCACCGCTGGAGCGCCACCTGCCGTGGGGCGCGGACGCCGCCCTCGCGCTCCGGGCCGGCGGCATCGCCACCGGCATCCTCGTCGGAGGCGGCGCCCTCATCGGCGCCGCCGCCCTCGCCTGGCACGCCGGCGCCGCCGGACACGCCCTCGGGCGGCTCAGCGCGCCGCTCGCCGGGCAGGCGGCGCTCGCGCTGCTGTGCGTCCTGCTGGTGCCCAACCTCGCGGTGTGGTGCGCCGCATACGCCCTCGGGCCGGGCTTCCTGGTCGGCGCCGGCCACACCGTCGCCCCCGGGGGCGTCTCCCCGCACCCCCTCCTGCCCCGCTTCCCCCTCCTCGCCGTGGTGCCCTCGCCGGGTGCCCACGCGGTGGGCTGGGCCGCACTCGCGGTACCCGCGCTTGCCGGCGCGGCGGTCGCCTACTGCTGCGTCAGGGCCCGCCTCACGGTGCGCCGCACCGCGCTCGTCACCTCCGTCGCCTCCGCCGTCTGCGGCGTCGCCTCCGCCGTCCTGGCCGCCTTCGCCGGCGGCCCACTCGGCGTCGCCGCCTTCACCTCTTTCGGCCCCACCTGGTGGCTCACGGCCGCCGCCGCCACGACCTGGCCCCTGGCCCTGTCCCTCCCCACCTCCACCCTCCTCGCCTGGACCCGCACCAGGCGCTCCGCGTATCCCCCCATGCCGACCTATCCCCCCACGACGCCGGAATGA
- a CDS encoding RNA polymerase subunit sigma-24 gives MSGRKRSQKKRAQPTPHPASRAAASAQAAGSQAEAAARRAPATATTPAPPPGHKSSRPRKPGPSTGRPGTPPPAPMRVRVVYRPVAATVLPAEEEAADPEGAFDALYLRSATALRRQVAVLTGDRKLAARAVQRAFDLAWRQWPEVARDSDPVGWVRAAAHNYALAPWQRALRGRGPGRHKAVAAAEDALPRALVRLHPERRRALLLHDGLGLSLRVTAAEVESSTTAVASRIIGARRELAAAAPDDYDGGDAAGHLTVLLAAEPDPPAGEPEPRGVRKASERGTRRRTVGVLATVGAIALATTVGMIVLPQHGTPPRHGPAHEQQAARPSANS, from the coding sequence GTGAGCGGGCGCAAACGGTCACAGAAGAAGCGGGCCCAGCCGACTCCGCACCCCGCCTCCCGCGCGGCCGCGTCAGCGCAGGCGGCCGGCTCGCAGGCCGAGGCCGCCGCGCGGCGCGCACCGGCCACGGCGACCACCCCCGCTCCCCCGCCCGGCCACAAGAGCTCCCGCCCGCGCAAGCCGGGGCCCTCGACGGGCCGGCCGGGCACACCGCCGCCCGCGCCCATGCGGGTACGGGTCGTCTACCGCCCGGTCGCCGCCACCGTCCTGCCCGCCGAGGAGGAGGCCGCCGACCCCGAGGGCGCCTTCGACGCCCTCTACCTGCGCAGCGCCACGGCCTTGCGGCGGCAGGTCGCCGTGCTGACGGGGGATCGGAAACTGGCCGCGCGAGCCGTGCAGCGCGCCTTCGACCTGGCCTGGCGGCAGTGGCCCGAGGTGGCGCGGGACAGCGACCCGGTGGGGTGGGTGCGGGCGGCCGCGCACAACTACGCCCTGGCGCCGTGGCAGCGCGCCTTGCGGGGCCGGGGGCCGGGGCGGCACAAGGCGGTGGCCGCGGCGGAGGACGCACTGCCGCGGGCGCTGGTGCGGCTGCACCCGGAGCGGCGGCGGGCGCTGCTGCTGCACGACGGGCTCGGGCTGAGCCTGCGGGTGACGGCCGCCGAGGTCGAGTCGAGCACGACGGCCGTCGCGTCGCGGATCATCGGCGCCCGGCGGGAGCTGGCCGCTGCGGCGCCCGACGACTACGACGGCGGCGACGCCGCCGGGCACCTGACGGTGCTGCTCGCGGCGGAGCCCGACCCGCCGGCCGGGGAGCCGGAACCCCGCGGCGTACGGAAGGCGAGCGAGCGCGGCACCCGGCGGCGTACGGTCGGCGTCCTCGCGACGGTCGGCGCGATCGCGCTGGCCACGACGGTCGGCATGATCGTCCTGCCCCAGCACGGCACCCCGCCGCGGCACGGGCCCGCCCACGAGCAGCAGGCCGCCCGACCGTCGGCGAACAGCTGA
- the sucD gene encoding succinate--CoA ligase subunit alpha, which translates to MAIFLTKDSKVIVQGMTGATGMKHTTLMLADGTNIVGGVNPRKAGTTVTFDEGREVPVFGSVKEAMEATGADVTVIFVPEKFTKDAVVEAIEAEIPLAVVITEGVAVHDSAAFWALAQQKGNKTRIIGPNCPGLITPGQSNAGIIPGDITKPGRIGLVSKSGTLTYQMMYELRDIGFSSAVGIGGDPIIGTTHIDALAAFEADPDTDLIVMIGEIGGDAEERAAAFIEKHVTKPVVGYVAGFTAPEGKTMGHAGAIVSGSSGTAQAKKEALEAAGVKVGKTPSETARLAREILVG; encoded by the coding sequence ATGGCTATCTTCCTCACCAAGGACAGCAAGGTCATCGTCCAGGGCATGACCGGCGCCACCGGCATGAAGCACACCACGCTGATGCTCGCCGACGGCACGAACATCGTCGGCGGTGTCAACCCGCGCAAGGCCGGCACCACCGTCACCTTCGACGAGGGCCGTGAGGTCCCGGTCTTCGGCAGCGTCAAGGAGGCCATGGAGGCCACCGGCGCGGACGTGACGGTCATCTTCGTCCCGGAGAAGTTCACCAAGGACGCCGTGGTCGAGGCCATCGAGGCCGAGATCCCGCTGGCCGTCGTGATCACCGAGGGCGTCGCGGTGCACGACTCGGCCGCCTTCTGGGCGCTGGCCCAGCAGAAGGGCAACAAGACCCGGATCATCGGTCCGAACTGCCCCGGCCTGATCACCCCCGGCCAGTCCAACGCCGGCATCATCCCGGGCGACATCACCAAGCCCGGCCGCATCGGCCTGGTGTCGAAGTCCGGCACTCTGACGTACCAGATGATGTACGAGCTGCGGGACATCGGCTTCTCGTCCGCGGTCGGCATCGGCGGCGACCCGATCATCGGCACCACGCACATCGACGCGCTCGCCGCGTTCGAGGCCGACCCCGACACCGACCTGATCGTGATGATCGGCGAGATCGGCGGCGACGCCGAGGAGCGGGCCGCGGCCTTCATCGAGAAGCACGTGACGAAGCCGGTCGTCGGCTATGTCGCCGGCTTCACCGCGCCCGAGGGCAAGACCATGGGCCACGCCGGCGCCATCGTCTCCGGCTCCTCCGGCACGGCCCAGGCCAAGAAGGAGGCCCTGGAGGCCGCGGGCGTCAAGGTCGGCAAGACCCCGTCCGAGACCGCCAGGCTGGCCCGCGAGATCCTCGTCGGCTGA
- the sucC gene encoding ADP-forming succinate--CoA ligase subunit beta, whose protein sequence is MDLFEYQARDLFAKHGVPVLAGEVIDTPEAARAAAERLGGRAVVKAQVKVGGRGKAGGVKLAADPADAVAKAEAILGMDIKGHTVHKVMLAETADIKEEYYVSFLLDRTNRTFLAMASVEGGVEIEVVAEENPDALAKVAVDALEGVTPEKAAEIVAAAKFPADIADQVADVLQQLWTVFIKEDALLVEVNPLVKTGEGKIVALDGKVSLDENAAFRQPGHEALEDKAAANPLEAKAKAKGLNYVKLDGEVGIIGNGAGLVMSTLDVVAYAGEAHGGVKPANFLDIGGGASAEVMANGLEIILGDPDVKSVFVNVFGGITACDEVANGIVQALALLKSKGEDVTKPLVVRLDGNNAELGRKILSDANHPLVQRVDTMDGAADKAAELAAK, encoded by the coding sequence GTGGACCTGTTCGAGTACCAGGCGAGGGATCTCTTCGCCAAGCACGGTGTACCGGTGCTGGCCGGTGAAGTCATCGACACGCCTGAGGCGGCACGCGCGGCGGCGGAGCGACTGGGCGGCCGTGCGGTCGTCAAGGCGCAGGTCAAGGTGGGTGGCCGCGGCAAGGCCGGCGGTGTGAAGCTGGCCGCCGACCCGGCCGACGCGGTCGCCAAGGCCGAGGCCATCCTCGGTATGGACATCAAGGGCCACACCGTCCACAAGGTGATGCTCGCCGAGACCGCGGACATCAAGGAGGAGTATTACGTCTCCTTCCTGCTGGACCGCACCAACCGCACCTTCCTGGCCATGGCGTCGGTCGAGGGCGGTGTCGAGATCGAGGTCGTCGCCGAGGAGAACCCGGACGCGCTGGCCAAGGTCGCGGTGGACGCGCTGGAGGGCGTGACGCCGGAGAAGGCCGCCGAGATCGTGGCCGCGGCGAAGTTCCCTGCCGACATCGCCGACCAGGTCGCCGATGTGCTGCAGCAGCTGTGGACCGTCTTCATCAAGGAAGACGCCCTGCTGGTCGAGGTCAACCCGCTGGTCAAGACCGGCGAGGGCAAGATCGTCGCGCTCGACGGCAAGGTCTCGCTGGACGAGAACGCCGCCTTCAGGCAGCCCGGCCACGAGGCGCTCGAGGACAAGGCCGCCGCCAACCCGCTGGAGGCCAAGGCCAAGGCCAAGGGTCTCAACTACGTCAAGCTCGACGGCGAGGTCGGCATCATCGGCAATGGCGCGGGGCTGGTCATGTCCACCCTCGACGTCGTCGCCTACGCCGGCGAGGCGCACGGCGGCGTGAAGCCCGCCAACTTCCTGGACATCGGCGGCGGCGCCTCCGCCGAGGTCATGGCCAACGGCCTGGAGATCATCCTCGGCGACCCGGACGTCAAGTCCGTCTTCGTCAACGTCTTCGGCGGCATCACCGCCTGCGACGAGGTCGCCAACGGCATCGTGCAGGCCCTGGCGCTGCTCAAGTCCAAGGGCGAGGACGTCACCAAGCCGCTGGTCGTGCGCCTGGACGGCAACAACGCGGAGCTGGGTCGCAAGATCCTGTCCGACGCGAACCACCCCCTGGTCCAGCGGGTGGACACCATGGACGGCGCGGCCGACAAGGCCGCCGAGCTGGCCGCGAAGTAA